One window from the genome of Candidatus Chlorohelix allophototropha encodes:
- a CDS encoding S9 family peptidase: MTIEQAYDVIPRQVLFGNPEKSMPRLSPDAKRLAYIAPVNNVLNVWVGNVEAGDYKPVTNDTERGIRAYFWADDSRHLIYLQDVGGNENWRFYGVDLDTGVVNDLTPFENVQVQLVQQDKHFPDQLLIGLNKENPQVHDVYNLNLNSGELTLVVKNPGNVAGWLADHELNVRGALAATKEGGFDLMIRNSANSEWRKVAAWDSDDALTSGPVSFTLDGKSLYLTDSRDSNAGKLTLFNLETGESKILAEDSQYDVGSVMLNPDTYELEAVSFTRARNEWQVISPKVEQDFAVLRGIHPGDFAVTSRDHADKTWLVAYMADNGPVSYYSYNRDTKQATFLFVNYPALSNYKLAEISPISFTARDGLTVHGYITFPPLSEHKNLPMVLNVHGGPWGRDTWGYNPEVQWFANRGYACLQVNFRGSTGYGKNFVNAGDREWAGNMHNDLVDAVEWAVEQGYADPKRVAIYGGSYGGYAALVGATFTPDLFSCAVDIVGPSSLITLIKSIPPYWATFLNVLLKRVGNPDTDEEFLKSRSPLYKVDNIKIPMLIAQGANDPRVKQAEAEQVVEAMKSKGIDYEYMLFPDEGHGFAKPDNRLKFYAAAEKFLAKHLGGRYEE, from the coding sequence ATGACTATCGAGCAAGCTTATGATGTAATACCTCGACAGGTTTTATTCGGTAATCCTGAAAAGTCCATGCCACGTCTCTCCCCAGATGCAAAACGGCTGGCTTATATTGCGCCCGTAAATAATGTGCTGAATGTATGGGTGGGTAATGTGGAAGCGGGCGACTACAAACCCGTTACCAATGATACCGAGCGAGGTATCCGCGCCTATTTTTGGGCAGATGACAGCCGCCACCTGATTTATTTGCAAGACGTTGGCGGAAATGAGAACTGGCGTTTTTACGGAGTTGATCTTGATACAGGCGTAGTAAATGACCTTACCCCCTTTGAAAATGTTCAGGTTCAACTGGTTCAGCAGGATAAACACTTCCCAGACCAATTATTGATTGGATTAAACAAAGAAAATCCACAGGTTCACGATGTTTACAATCTGAATCTTAATAGCGGCGAGCTAACTCTAGTAGTTAAAAACCCCGGTAATGTCGCCGGATGGCTGGCTGACCACGAGCTTAATGTTCGAGGGGCACTGGCAGCTACTAAAGAAGGCGGTTTCGATTTAATGATACGCAACAGCGCAAATTCCGAGTGGCGTAAAGTGGCAGCTTGGGACTCCGATGATGCGCTAACCAGTGGACCTGTTTCTTTCACGCTGGACGGCAAAAGCTTGTACCTTACCGATTCTCGCGATTCCAACGCCGGAAAGTTGACGCTATTTAACCTTGAGACCGGAGAAAGCAAAATATTAGCCGAAGACTCCCAGTACGATGTCGGTAGTGTGATGCTGAATCCTGATACGTATGAACTTGAAGCGGTATCCTTTACCCGCGCCCGCAACGAGTGGCAGGTAATCAGCCCTAAGGTAGAGCAGGATTTTGCCGTACTCCGTGGGATTCATCCCGGCGATTTTGCCGTTACCAGCCGCGACCATGCTGATAAAACTTGGTTGGTGGCTTACATGGCAGATAACGGACCCGTTTCCTACTACAGCTATAATCGGGATACCAAACAGGCTACTTTTCTATTTGTAAATTACCCGGCACTTTCGAACTATAAGTTGGCTGAAATCTCCCCTATATCCTTCACCGCTCGAGATGGCTTGACCGTACATGGCTATATTACCTTCCCGCCCTTGAGCGAGCATAAAAACTTGCCAATGGTGCTTAATGTGCACGGCGGGCCATGGGGGCGTGACACTTGGGGTTATAATCCAGAAGTGCAGTGGTTTGCCAATCGGGGATATGCCTGTTTGCAAGTCAATTTCCGAGGTTCTACCGGGTATGGCAAGAATTTTGTAAATGCCGGAGACCGAGAGTGGGCAGGAAATATGCACAACGATTTGGTTGATGCGGTGGAATGGGCAGTAGAGCAGGGTTACGCCGACCCTAAACGAGTAGCTATCTACGGTGGTTCGTATGGGGGATATGCCGCACTGGTGGGCGCGACCTTTACACCCGACCTTTTCTCCTGCGCCGTTGATATAGTTGGCCCTAGCAGCCTTATTACCCTGATTAAATCAATTCCACCTTATTGGGCTACCTTCCTCAACGTATTGTTGAAACGGGTCGGCAATCCTGATACCGATGAAGAATTTTTGAAATCACGCTCACCGCTCTACAAAGTGGACAATATCAAGATTCCGATGCTGATTGCGCAGGGCGCAAACGACCCCCGTGTCAAGCAAGCAGAAGCCGAACAAGTAGTGGAGGCAATGAAAAGCAAGGGCATTGACTATGAATATATGCTCTTTCCCGATGAGGGACATGGTTTTGCCAAGCCTGACAATCGCCTCAAGTTTTATGCAGCTGCCGAGAAATTCCTAGCAAAACATTTGGGTGGAAGGTACGAGGAGTAA
- a CDS encoding thioesterase family protein, producing MSPEQALKVGMKASVEVEVVDANTAATFGSGLARVYSTPHMIGLMETASWHSVQNAMPEGFSTVGILVEIKHLAASPLGFKVRAEAELAEIDGRRLVFKVVAYDDVEKVGEGIHERFIIDNAKFMGRVEQKAKKQGA from the coding sequence GTGTCACCGGAGCAAGCTTTGAAGGTGGGAATGAAAGCTAGTGTTGAGGTTGAGGTAGTTGATGCCAACACTGCCGCTACTTTTGGCAGCGGATTGGCAAGGGTTTATTCTACTCCGCACATGATAGGGCTAATGGAAACCGCTTCATGGCACTCGGTGCAAAATGCTATGCCGGAGGGTTTTAGTACAGTCGGGATACTGGTCGAAATTAAGCATCTGGCGGCATCTCCACTCGGTTTCAAGGTACGGGCGGAGGCAGAACTGGCGGAAATTGATGGTCGCCGCTTGGTTTTTAAGGTGGTAGCCTACGACGATGTAGAAAAAGTGGGCGAAGGAATACACGAACGCTTTATAATTGATAATGCCAAATTTATGGGTAGGGTTGAACAGAAAGCAAAAAAACAAGGGGCTTAA
- a CDS encoding valine--tRNA ligase: MTDTNRKEMPKAYDPKTTEERLYKFWEENGWFTPKIDSKRKPYVIIMPPPNVTGALHQGHAMFVGVEDALVRWRRMNGDSVLWLPGSDHAGISAETVLEKQVRKEFKKSKNEIGRDAFLKRMWQWMDEYRDVIVNQLRVLGASCDWTRKCFTMDEGPQRAVRTIFKKMYDEGLIYQAERIVNWCPGSQTVVSDLEVNMVEEEGFLWHIRYPVKGEPERYVIVATTRPETMLGDTSVAVHPEDERYKDLHGKMLILPLMNRKIPIVADAGVDKEFGTGAVKVTPGHDPLDFEIGQRHNLPVITILNLDATINENGGQYQGLERFAARKQVVKDLEEQGYLVKTEPYRHSVPYSEKAGVPIEPLVRMQWWLKIQPLSEPALQAALDGRVKFVPERFTKVYTQWLENIHDWNISRQLFWGHRIPVWYCGNCGKQTCTADDSLKACEHCGSDKVTQDADVLDTWFSSGLWTFSTLGWPDQTEDLAYFYPGAVMETGYDIIFFWVARMIMLGIYAMGEPPFHTVYLHGLVRDEKGEKMSKSKGNTIDPLETIDKYGSDALRFTLLTSSTPGVDTKLSFSRIVDSRNFANKIWNATRFITMNLEAEMPPVKDEDLQFTPGMPLADRWVISRYSLLAQDVSRLMETYQLGEAGRLIYDFLWSEFCDWYIESCKIRLSSGNPEEKLAVQKVLVGVLERSLRLLHPFMPFVTEELWQNLPHSGEALIIADWPAPLGEDPDAVRSFEELQEVIRAVRNAKVEAKVESKRVPAIVLTKPEELALFESEKDTLIRLAGIEATGLQIVDQLAEAPAQAMALVTTAATVYLPLSGLLDLEQERARLSKEIEDAQREAEKSIAMLSNSNFVDRAPAPVVEKEREKLAAAQERAVKLQERLNSLL; this comes from the coding sequence ATGACGGATACTAACAGAAAAGAAATGCCAAAAGCCTATGATCCAAAAACTACCGAAGAACGGCTTTATAAATTCTGGGAAGAAAACGGCTGGTTTACTCCTAAAATTGATTCCAAGCGTAAACCCTACGTAATAATTATGCCCCCTCCCAACGTGACAGGCGCGTTACATCAGGGACACGCTATGTTTGTGGGTGTGGAAGATGCGCTGGTGCGGTGGCGGCGCATGAACGGAGATTCTGTGCTGTGGCTGCCCGGAAGCGACCATGCCGGTATCAGCGCTGAAACGGTGCTGGAAAAACAGGTGCGGAAAGAATTTAAAAAGAGCAAAAATGAAATCGGTAGAGATGCTTTCCTAAAGCGCATGTGGCAATGGATGGATGAATATCGCGATGTGATTGTCAACCAATTGCGTGTGTTAGGGGCAAGCTGCGATTGGACTCGCAAATGCTTTACGATGGATGAAGGTCCTCAACGAGCGGTGCGTACCATCTTCAAGAAAATGTATGACGAGGGCTTAATCTATCAAGCAGAACGTATCGTGAATTGGTGTCCCGGTTCGCAAACGGTGGTCAGCGACCTTGAAGTGAACATGGTCGAGGAAGAAGGCTTTCTGTGGCACATCCGTTATCCGGTGAAGGGTGAGCCTGAGCGTTATGTGATTGTGGCAACCACTCGCCCTGAAACCATGCTAGGTGATACATCGGTGGCGGTGCATCCCGAAGACGAACGCTATAAAGACTTGCACGGCAAAATGCTCATCCTACCACTCATGAATCGTAAAATCCCAATTGTGGCAGACGCAGGCGTGGATAAGGAGTTCGGCACAGGTGCGGTGAAAGTTACGCCCGGTCATGACCCGCTCGACTTTGAAATTGGGCAGCGTCATAATCTGCCAGTCATCACCATACTGAATCTGGATGCTACTATCAATGAGAATGGCGGACAATATCAAGGGTTAGAGCGTTTCGCGGCTCGCAAGCAAGTGGTGAAAGACCTTGAAGAACAGGGCTATCTGGTGAAAACCGAACCCTATCGCCATTCTGTGCCTTACAGCGAAAAAGCGGGTGTGCCGATTGAGCCGTTAGTGCGGATGCAGTGGTGGCTAAAAATTCAACCCCTCTCCGAACCCGCCCTACAGGCAGCGCTGGATGGTCGTGTTAAGTTTGTGCCGGAGCGTTTCACCAAAGTCTATACCCAATGGCTTGAAAATATCCACGATTGGAATATCTCGCGCCAACTTTTCTGGGGACATCGTATTCCGGTTTGGTACTGTGGAAATTGCGGTAAGCAAACCTGTACTGCTGACGATTCGTTAAAGGCTTGCGAGCATTGCGGTAGCGACAAAGTAACCCAAGATGCCGATGTGTTGGATACGTGGTTCAGCAGCGGGTTGTGGACATTCAGCACGCTTGGTTGGCCCGATCAAACCGAAGATTTAGCCTATTTTTATCCCGGTGCGGTCATGGAAACCGGCTACGACATTATCTTCTTCTGGGTAGCGCGTATGATAATGTTGGGAATCTATGCCATGGGCGAACCGCCTTTCCACACCGTCTATTTGCATGGCTTGGTGCGCGATGAAAAAGGCGAGAAGATGAGCAAGAGCAAAGGCAATACCATTGACCCGCTCGAAACCATTGATAAATACGGCTCGGACGCGCTGCGCTTTACCTTGCTTACCAGCAGTACACCGGGGGTTGATACCAAACTTTCCTTTAGCAGAATTGTGGATAGTCGCAACTTTGCCAATAAAATCTGGAACGCTACCCGCTTCATTACTATGAACCTAGAGGCTGAAATGCCTCCGGTGAAGGATGAAGATTTGCAGTTTACGCCGGGTATGCCGCTGGCTGATCGTTGGGTGATTAGTCGCTACAGCCTTCTGGCGCAAGATGTGAGTCGCCTAATGGAAACCTACCAGTTGGGCGAGGCTGGCAGATTAATCTATGATTTCTTGTGGAGTGAGTTTTGCGACTGGTATATCGAAAGTTGCAAAATTCGTCTAAGCAGCGGCAACCCAGAAGAAAAACTGGCGGTGCAAAAGGTGTTGGTGGGCGTGCTGGAACGCTCATTGCGTCTGCTACATCCCTTTATGCCTTTTGTGACCGAAGAATTGTGGCAAAACCTACCGCATTCCGGTGAGGCGTTGATAATTGCCGACTGGCCCGCTCCACTCGGTGAAGACCCTGACGCGGTACGCTCGTTTGAAGAATTGCAGGAAGTTATCCGCGCAGTGCGTAATGCTAAAGTGGAAGCAAAGGTTGAGAGCAAGCGTGTGCCTGCAATCGTGCTAACTAAGCCGGAAGAACTGGCATTGTTCGAATCTGAAAAAGACACGCTGATTCGCCTTGCGGGTATAGAAGCAACCGGACTGCAAATTGTTGATCAACTAGCGGAAGCGCCTGCTCAAGCAATGGCGCTTGTCACCACTGCCGCTACTGTGTATTTGCCGTTGAGTGGGTTGCTTGATCTTGAACAAGAACGGGCGCGGCTCTCCAAAGAAATCGAAGATGCTCAGCGCGAAGCGGAGAAAAGCATTGCAATGCTTTCAAATTCTAACTTTGTAGATCGCGCTCCCGCTCCGGTGGTCGAGAAAGAGCGTGAAAAACTTGCCGCCGCTCAGGAACGTGCGGTTAAATTACAGGAACGTTTAAATTCTCTGCTATAA
- a CDS encoding PLP-dependent aminotransferase family protein yields MSGTVETEQILFTRGVPAAEALPAKLIGDCLHTVLSGPDAKVVLQYGHNGGYLPLRKLIGEQYGLTENEVIIGNGSLHLQDLLAALFLKPGDTVLVEQPSYDRAIRTFRRRGATVIGIPLDLDGVNLEKLELALEQYKPAFMYVIPDFQNPAGVTMSEAKRRKLVELAEKHDFWLLEDVPYRTLRYGGESVPLLRDISPKRVVTLSSFSKLISPALRVGYAIAPADLVTRLRDLMEETILAPVLPTQAAVVEFFKSGYFDTNLAYLKELYAPRLAATIAAIKKYLPGVPFAEPEGGFFVSVNLPGKGNMVELLKQAKDKGLVLTDGRSFFADVLEEGTDTGERFVRLPFCALTPAQIDEGIKRLASPI; encoded by the coding sequence ATGTCAGGCACCGTTGAGACCGAGCAAATATTGTTTACACGGGGCGTTCCTGCCGCGGAAGCCTTGCCCGCAAAGCTTATAGGCGATTGCTTGCATACCGTTTTGAGTGGTCCGGATGCAAAAGTAGTTTTGCAATATGGGCATAATGGCGGTTACTTACCGCTTCGCAAGTTAATCGGTGAGCAATACGGCTTAACCGAAAATGAAGTTATAATCGGCAACGGTTCGTTGCATTTACAGGATTTGCTGGCAGCTTTATTTCTCAAGCCGGGTGATACTGTGCTGGTGGAACAGCCCAGCTACGACCGCGCGATTCGCACTTTCCGAAGACGTGGTGCAACTGTAATCGGCATTCCGCTCGATTTAGACGGGGTAAACCTTGAAAAACTGGAACTGGCGTTGGAGCAATATAAACCGGCTTTTATGTACGTCATCCCCGATTTCCAGAACCCGGCAGGGGTTACGATGTCGGAGGCGAAGCGCCGGAAACTGGTGGAATTGGCAGAAAAGCACGATTTCTGGTTGCTTGAAGATGTGCCGTATCGTACCCTGCGCTACGGAGGTGAGTCTGTGCCGTTGCTGCGCGATATTAGCCCGAAGCGGGTTGTAACCTTGAGTTCCTTTAGTAAGCTCATCAGTCCAGCACTGCGGGTCGGATATGCGATTGCTCCGGCAGATTTAGTTACACGCTTGCGCGATTTAATGGAAGAAACAATTCTTGCGCCGGTGCTACCCACTCAAGCGGCAGTGGTGGAGTTTTTTAAGAGCGGCTATTTCGATACCAACCTTGCCTATTTGAAAGAGCTTTATGCCCCGCGTCTTGCTGCTACCATCGCGGCTATCAAGAAATATTTGCCGGGCGTGCCTTTTGCCGAACCGGAAGGCGGCTTCTTTGTTAGCGTGAATCTGCCCGGTAAAGGCAATATGGTTGAATTGCTGAAACAGGCAAAGGATAAGGGTTTAGTATTGACCGATGGGCGCAGTTTCTTTGCCGATGTGTTAGAGGAAGGAACTGATACGGGCGAGCGTTTTGTGCGCTTACCCTTCTGTGCGCTTACTCCGGCGCAGATTGACGAAGGAATTAAGCGGTTGGCAAGCCCGATTTAA
- a CDS encoding acetyl-CoA hydrolase/transferase family protein encodes MKLLKSANECLELLPAAPIIALHSACAEPQSLLEALLAAIRSGASPLSGATLYALTYRGAGSPPPLYADVELLAECKLHLKSFFPHPSLRQAAHAGLVDYVPASFSTVPGLIRRGFLKLDAAFLQVSVPDAEGYCSLGPSADYAEALVDSVPLLIAEMNRQMPRINGLRVHIDRFAAVIETDRPLLEVPPLEAGELERRVAANVANLIGDGATVQLGVGTVPEQVARLLKSHRNLGIHGGAITDPLIELLESGAVTNQNKPFDKGKSVTALLIGTQRLFDYAHEHPAIELQGIDVANNPAHISQLPNFVSVNSAIEVDYWGQVNAEAIGDWQLAGVGGQLDYVIGAWGAENGLSIIALPSVTVKGHPRIVPHLKASTPVSTPRHLAQVIVTENGVADLRGKSLSERKKLLTQLIS; translated from the coding sequence TTGAAACTGCTCAAATCTGCTAACGAATGTCTAGAGCTATTGCCTGCCGCCCCTATAATCGCGCTTCATTCCGCTTGTGCTGAGCCTCAATCTTTATTGGAAGCTCTTTTGGCTGCCATTCGCTCTGGCGCTTCACCCCTCAGCGGCGCGACTCTATACGCCCTAACCTATCGCGGGGCTGGTTCGCCTCCACCTCTCTATGCCGATGTCGAGCTTTTGGCAGAATGCAAGCTGCATTTGAAAAGCTTTTTCCCGCATCCTTCATTGCGACAAGCAGCGCATGCAGGGTTGGTGGATTACGTACCTGCCAGCTTTTCAACAGTGCCGGGGCTGATTAGACGGGGTTTCTTGAAATTGGATGCGGCTTTTTTACAAGTATCTGTACCGGATGCGGAAGGCTATTGCTCACTTGGTCCTAGCGCAGATTATGCTGAAGCGTTGGTAGATAGCGTTCCCTTGCTCATAGCCGAAATGAATCGCCAAATGCCGCGTATTAATGGGCTACGGGTGCATATTGATAGGTTTGCCGCCGTTATCGAAACTGACCGACCTTTGTTGGAAGTGCCTCCGTTGGAAGCAGGTGAACTGGAACGCCGTGTGGCAGCGAATGTAGCCAACCTGATTGGAGATGGCGCAACGGTGCAACTAGGGGTGGGCACAGTGCCGGAACAGGTGGCACGCTTGCTTAAATCCCATCGAAATTTGGGTATTCACGGCGGCGCAATTACCGACCCGTTAATCGAGTTGCTGGAATCGGGGGCGGTAACAAACCAGAATAAACCTTTTGACAAAGGCAAGAGCGTCACTGCCCTATTAATCGGCACGCAACGTTTGTTCGACTATGCCCATGAGCATCCCGCGATTGAGTTGCAGGGGATTGATGTCGCTAACAACCCTGCGCATATCTCACAATTACCGAATTTTGTTTCGGTTAATTCGGCGATTGAGGTCGATTACTGGGGGCAGGTTAATGCCGAAGCTATCGGCGACTGGCAATTGGCGGGAGTCGGTGGGCAACTTGACTATGTTATTGGGGCATGGGGAGCGGAAAACGGTCTTTCCATAATAGCTTTGCCAAGTGTGACAGTTAAGGGGCATCCCCGCATCGTGCCGCACTTAAAGGCTAGTACGCCGGTGAGTACCCCACGCCATCTGGCACAAGTTATCGTGACCGAGAATGGCGTAGCCGATTTGCGTGGGAAATCGCTTTCGGAACGCAAAAAATTACTGACTCAACTAATTTCTTAA
- a CDS encoding 6-pyruvoyl trahydropterin synthase family protein produces the protein MGYRVRVYKENFDFSAGHFITMSGRCESLHGHNYRVEVMLEGENGADAFLYNFSELKPLVRLECNVLNHKMLLALNNPHMRYNMSGEEIEVLYQNRRYVFPLAEVVLLPVINTTAEELARYLTGCLRKRILELNHPETKLLHAIEVGVEEQPGQAAYYFEPF, from the coding sequence ATGGGATATCGGGTTAGGGTTTACAAAGAAAATTTCGATTTTAGCGCAGGTCACTTTATTACTATGAGTGGGCGCTGCGAATCCTTGCATGGACATAATTACCGGGTGGAGGTTATGCTGGAAGGCGAGAACGGAGCAGATGCTTTTCTCTATAATTTCAGTGAATTGAAACCACTGGTGCGGCTAGAATGCAACGTCTTAAATCACAAAATGTTATTGGCACTCAATAACCCGCATATGCGTTATAATATGAGCGGAGAAGAAATAGAGGTGCTTTACCAAAATCGCCGCTATGTCTTTCCATTGGCGGAAGTAGTTTTGCTGCCGGTAATTAACACTACCGCCGAAGAACTGGCGCGTTATTTAACTGGTTGCCTCCGTAAGCGGATTCTGGAATTAAACCACCCTGAAACAAAACTGCTTCATGCTATTGAAGTGGGAGTAGAAGAACAGCCGGGTCAGGCTGCTTACTACTTTGAGCCGTTTTAA
- a CDS encoding adenylosuccinate synthase, producing MPVTAVIGAQWGDEGKGKYVDILAQDAHVVARFNGGNNAGHTVINELGTFKLHLLPSGVFNPKATCIIGPGVVLDLAGIAEEINTLDKAGVPLKGRLFISPRCHLVMPYHRVLDRLYESAKGHLSTGTTGRGIGPTYADKAGYNGLRLADLQRRTLFIEKLSTQVSIKNRLIGALGGEPMDADKIADEYFEYFRILQPFIKETFGLLQDAVKSNQNVLLEGAQATLLDTDWGTYPFVTGSSTLVSAATPGLGIPPRAIDRIVGVCKAYTTRVGNGPMPTELTDETGDRIRKIGREYGTSTGRPRRCGWLDAELVRFTAALNGFTELALSLLDVLDTFHEVKIATGYEWGGQKAHYFDGDAVFLEECQPVYESLPGWEKDIRGVNRWSDLPRGAVNYIERIEQVTGVPVSMIGTGPDRRETIIR from the coding sequence ATGCCTGTAACAGCAGTAATCGGCGCTCAGTGGGGCGACGAAGGCAAAGGCAAATACGTTGATATTCTGGCGCAAGATGCCCATGTTGTAGCTCGCTTTAACGGCGGTAATAATGCCGGACATACCGTTATCAACGAACTGGGTACATTCAAGCTACATTTGCTCCCCAGCGGCGTTTTCAACCCCAAGGCTACCTGCATTATCGGACCCGGTGTTGTGCTAGACCTTGCCGGTATAGCCGAAGAAATCAATACCCTTGATAAAGCCGGAGTCCCACTCAAAGGGCGGCTATTTATCTCGCCGCGTTGTCATTTGGTAATGCCCTATCATCGAGTGCTGGATCGACTTTACGAAAGCGCAAAAGGACACCTTAGCACCGGAACAACCGGCAGAGGTATCGGACCTACTTATGCCGATAAAGCGGGCTACAACGGTTTGCGCCTCGCCGATTTGCAACGTCGTACCCTTTTCATCGAAAAGCTCTCGACCCAAGTTTCCATCAAAAACCGCCTAATCGGTGCATTGGGGGGCGAACCGATGGATGCCGACAAGATTGCGGACGAATATTTCGAATATTTCCGCATCCTCCAACCCTTTATTAAAGAGACTTTCGGGCTGCTACAGGACGCGGTTAAAAGTAACCAGAATGTACTGCTCGAAGGAGCGCAAGCAACTTTGCTCGATACCGACTGGGGTACTTACCCCTTCGTCACCGGCAGCAGCACATTGGTATCCGCCGCGACTCCCGGATTAGGCATCCCGCCCCGCGCTATTGACCGTATCGTGGGAGTATGTAAAGCCTATACCACCCGGGTAGGTAACGGACCAATGCCTACCGAATTGACCGATGAAACGGGAGATCGTATTCGCAAGATTGGGCGCGAATACGGAACCAGCACCGGACGACCTCGCCGATGCGGTTGGCTAGATGCCGAACTGGTGCGCTTCACTGCCGCCCTTAACGGCTTCACCGAACTGGCGTTAAGTTTGCTGGATGTGCTGGATACTTTCCACGAAGTGAAAATCGCTACCGGCTACGAGTGGGGCGGTCAAAAAGCGCACTATTTCGATGGCGATGCAGTATTCCTCGAAGAATGTCAACCTGTTTACGAAAGTCTGCCGGGTTGGGAAAAGGATATTCGGGGAGTCAATCGCTGGAGTGATTTGCCGCGGGGCGCAGTCAACTATATCGAGCGCATCGAGCAGGTAACAGGCGTACCTGTGAGCATGATCGGGACAGGACCTGATCGACGCGAAACCATTATTCGCTAA
- a CDS encoding ester cyclase has product MSTEQNKAAVRRFFLEAFSTGNVAILAELYAPGYVDHDPASPVPIVGVEGATQLILGYRAAFPDIKFTIEAQLAEGDLVATRWTARGTNTGPLMGMPASGKASIVTGLNIDRFVDGKIAEAWNNWDTLGMLQQLGVIPALGQ; this is encoded by the coding sequence ATGTCAACCGAACAAAATAAGGCAGCCGTCCGTCGATTTTTCCTAGAAGCTTTTAGTACCGGAAATGTAGCTATTTTGGCAGAGCTATATGCACCCGGTTACGTTGATCATGACCCGGCTAGTCCAGTTCCGATAGTCGGAGTTGAAGGAGCAACACAGCTAATTCTGGGCTACCGGGCTGCTTTTCCCGACATCAAGTTTACGATTGAAGCGCAGTTGGCTGAAGGCGACCTTGTAGCTACACGTTGGACAGCGCGTGGTACGAACACCGGACCATTAATGGGGATGCCTGCCAGTGGCAAGGCTTCCATTGTCACTGGTCTCAATATAGATCGCTTCGTTGACGGCAAAATAGCGGAAGCTTGGAACAATTGGGACACTCTGGGTATGTTGCAGCAACTAGGCGTTATTCCCGCGCTTGGACAATAA
- a CDS encoding response regulator, whose amino-acid sequence MKKKPKILIAEDEDALRLLTRETLASQDAELFEASDGLEALEIARREMPELLLLDVAMPGLTGFEVCEKLKSDPDTAGIVIVMLTAHGQGSDRARAVAVGADHFMTKPFSPVQLIRLVGQIL is encoded by the coding sequence ATGAAAAAGAAACCCAAAATACTTATAGCTGAAGATGAAGATGCTTTGCGTCTTTTGACTCGCGAAACTCTAGCCTCACAGGACGCAGAGTTGTTCGAAGCGTCCGATGGTCTGGAAGCGCTGGAAATAGCTCGCCGTGAAATGCCCGAACTCCTGTTGCTGGATGTGGCAATGCCGGGTCTAACCGGCTTCGAAGTTTGCGAGAAGCTAAAATCCGATCCTGATACTGCTGGAATAGTAATTGTAATGCTTACTGCGCATGGTCAGGGTAGCGACCGCGCGCGTGCGGTAGCAGTGGGAGCCGACCATTTTATGACCAAGCCCTTCAGCCCTGTACAACTCATCCGGTTGGTGGGGCAGATTCTATAG